GCTGGGCGGAGAAAGGCTGAGAGCCTAGGGTTGGGCTGCTCAGGCCGAGCCGCAGCTGGGGCACGGCGGGGAGGGGCTGGCTCCCTGGCTCTGGTGATCTTTTAAATTCTCCGGCTCTCGGGCTGCCTGTCCACTCTTAACTTGTCCGTCTGCAGCGAGCGCCGCACTGCTCAGCTCTCCCAAGGACGCCTGTCCTCTACTTTAGGCGGGAGATGCTGCTGCTCGATTGCAACCCAGAGGTGAGACTCAGGCTTCTTTTGTCCGGCAGGCTTAAGCGTCCAGATGTCTGTCTTCTAGAGAGGGCTAGATAGGGTGAGGGTGTACTGACCACTTGGCGCTGCCAAGTCAAGCCTCTTCAGAGTTGGAGGGTTTTTGGAGTAGCGGAGGATTTCAATCCCCGGAGGGCAGGAGCCTGGACAAAAGCGAGAAGGGGTGCTGGAGCTGTTCTTTTCTCGCAGGTGGATAGTCTGAAGCATCTGCTGGAGACCGGGGCCTCCGTTAACGCACCCCCGGATTCCTGCGAGCAGTCGCCTGTCCACTTGGCTGCAGGTGGTGGCCTTGCTTGCTTTCTTCTCTGGCAGCTGCAGACGGGCGCTGACCTCAACCAGCAGGTAACTAGGTAACTGATTGTTGCCGTGTGCAACCCTCCCCTTCACCCCAAATCCACACAAACATTTCTTAGACATCAAGATATTGTCGTTTCAGTTGTTAGAAACATTAGTACAGCGATGCCCACAGAAGTGTGAGACACTATGTAACTTTACAGTTTTCCAGTAACCACATTAATGAAGCGAAACATTTAGTAAACTGACCCAATTAatcaaaaatattatcatttcatgtgtaatcaatataaaacataactgatatatatataggACATGCCTTCTCACCCTCCGTGTATTTTACATTGACAGCACATTTCAGTTCGGACTAGCCACATTTTAGGTGCTCATTAGCCGGATAGATGGCTGCTGGCTACTACATCGGACATTTCCAGGGTCTACCATTCATTTCCAAAGGAACTGCTCAATTACAAAATTAAGTCTCAAGGTAGCACAACTTATAAGACATGCTCACAATCAATATAATTCCTTATAGAACTTAGGGTAGTTTGCATCTTCcattgaatgttaaattttaaattgtaatttttaCTTCTGTAGGattctattttgcttttaatcACTTAAAATTTAATGTATGTAGCTATGACTGCACATGCTTTTATTAGTGACAATTCTGTATTTAATAGGGCACCAAGTgaactttattttaaagaagaattaaaagatTCAGTCCAGTACAATGCAGTTCTAACCCTACTTCCTCAAATAGCTTCCTCAAGCAATAAACCTCACTCATCAACTTCCACAAGAGTGTTTTGGGGAGACTAAAATATGCTGTCTTGTCTGTAAGGATGTTTTTGGAGAAGCTCCACTACACAAGGCAGCAAGAGTTGGAAGCATGGAATGCCTCAGCCTGCTTGTAGCCAGTGATGCCCAAGTTGAGTGAGTATGGAATCAGTGACTTCAAGTGTTATATTTTCTTGGGTTAATCagactcctgcagctcaattacaTGATGCTTGCCTAACTGATAATGTAGTGGAACCATTTAAATGTTAACTTGGGCTGTTAATGATTACCTGATACTActcaagtaaattaaaaaatggatcCTAAGCAATCAGAGGTGCAGTTCTTTTCATATGTCATGGCAGTATTAcatcttagttttaaaaaatccattctgTAGATGTTCTCACTGACTTCCTTTGTGTACTCACTCATTGTATTGAAAACAGAATACTTATTTGTGCAGAAATGAAGTGCCCATTCTGTGCTGTCCTCTGTGCCAAGTAAGGACAAATAGTGAGCAAACATGGAATTCCTCTGTGCTTCCTTTACCTCTTTTATTCTGCAACCAACATTTGTATGAGCCCAAAGCACCtttgttataaatatattttaaaaaggctaaACAACTGTCAACTTTTacttgaacactttttttttttttttttttggtcttagttTATGTAATAAGAATGGGCAAACAGCTGAAGATCTTGCTTGGTCATGTGGATTTCCAGAATGTGCCAAGTTTCTTACAACAATTAAATGTATGCAGACAATAAAATCAAGGGAACACCCCAATAAAGATCATTGTGTTCAAGTGCTCACACAGAAACGAAGTTTGGGAAGTGAGGAAAATATAAGTGGGAAAAGGAAGTGTTGGTAAGTAATTCAGTTTCTTCGTTCTTCCTCACTGAAGGATTTcttatttaaaacagaatttattgtttcatttaaatattgccagtcttatgttttatatatcttttcattCTCATTAACACATTTTAATACTGGATGTAGTAACTACTACTTGACTTTAGAGACCAAAAATTGTCCTGCATGGTGGAAGACTGGGGAggaaaccttttttaaaaaaaagttttaatgttaATATGTTTTTCAACAACAGATGTATTGGTCATGAAGAGGTGTGGAGAAGGTCTTCACTTCATGCAGGTTTACCGCTCAGCTAAAAGCTGTGGCTTCAGGCTCATCAAGTGTGTCTAAACTCCTTCTAAGAAGGAGGAAACCTTTCTTCTAAGCGAAGATAACGTTCAAGAATACATGTATTTACATGCCTATAATGTTCCAGTTGTGCATGCTTTGTCTCTTAACTTCTTAAAAGAATGTCTAAAGAATAAACTGTTTTCTTCGTGATATTTACAACCTTTGGAAAAACTCATAAAAACCATcaaacttgaaattaaaaaactcaTAGAAACCatcaaatttgaaattaaatttattctttatcaACAAAGTTACAAAGTAAAACTTTACTACAGTCTTTGAGTccaagatattttaaatagtatttggTCGCTGAGGGAGACATAAGTTATAGTAAGCATCCTTGTTCCAAAACTCTGGGCCCTTCCATCCACACCAGCCCTAGATgtggaagaagggaaaggaaaacctTTTAAGAAGTTACAGGACTACATAATTGAAATTGTAACATTTGACAACTGAATCTTGCAGTAAGACTGTAAATACCTATACAAAGCAAGTATCTGAATTCCTATTAAGCACAGAAAAGTAGCTTATTTGGGTTCATTTCAGatagaattaaaaaatttttaattctatgaTATTTAATCATaggaatcattttaaaaaggaaaaccttcATTATGGTACTATTACTCAATgtcatattttattgatttttaagatGTATGGTTTTATAATTCTGGTAGTCGATGGCATGTGATAATTTAACTGCCATCTGTCCCATGGAAGACTGTAGAGACAGTGAGAAAGCCTATGAGCCTTTTCATTGAAAGTGCGCCTCCTCAACCACTGATTTCCCAGCAGTGGCATCTCAGCAGTGATACCAGATAGTAAAGGAATCTGAACCTGCCCTTGGGAGTTGCATTCTacattcttcatttttctcaggCCATAATCACTGCCACTTCCTAGCTTCATGTCAGTATTAATCCTTTTTTCCAGCAGAGAAAATTACTTTCAAACAACATTTCATTGTGAATATAGTTAAGTTCATCAAATTTCTTCTAGGgccattgatttattttcttaaagaccCAGCTAATGACTTGTCTGAGTTTACATCATTCTGAAATGAAACGCTTGCTTACACATACTTGTTCAGTGAGGAGTCAAAATGTCATTGCGTTGAGTGACAGGCAGTGGCCTTGCTCCTTTACCCTACCTAGCTGGGAGTGTatgagtgcgtgctcagtcatgacctACTCTCGTGACCCCTTGGaccctacctggctcctctgtccatgggattttccaggcaagagtactggagtgggttgccatttcctcctccagggatcttcccaacccagagatggaacccgagtctcctgtgtctcctgcattggtaggcagattctttaccacctgagttatcagggaagcccacctaaCTAGGAGGCTGCTGGGCATTCTGGCAGGGACCTGAAGTCAAAGGTCATAGTTCCTACAGAGGAAGATGGTCTATTAGCCAGTTTTTCAATGTGGAGGGGAGAGGGTTGAGTAGAGATGCTTTTTAGGTCTTTATTATTCTTCTGATTGCAAAAATAAGATACacataaaaaaattcaaatgaggtgaaagtaaaaattaaaaagtcctCTATCAGTTCTGCTCCCCCTGCCTACAGATACCACCAATTAAGTCTCATTTATTTCCACTGAGAGTTGTTTCTTtacataaaattctttttatcatCTCATTTTTTCAGCAAAACTTTCTCTAATGAATTTCATGTCCTAAAATCTGTTTTCCTAACGATAGAAAAAGGCTTACACTTTCTGTTTTAATCTTCCACACATATGGGCCATCTCTAGGTAACTGgtctcaaatatttttcaagaaaagtgGGTAGAGACGGTGCCCAAACCAGCAACTGTGGGGGTAAGGAGAGGAGCTGGATGCCTTTCTTTTGAGGTGACTGGCTTAGGGAACTTACACAGGAAAGCTCCCCAAGTGGGTAGAGAGGTCAGGCAGAGGGAGGATGATCCCTCTGGCCCCTGACATAGACTGAATGTGTCTAAGACTTGTATGATGAACCCTAATCTCCAATGTGCTGGCATCTGAAGTGGTGTTAATGACAATAGAGCCATCATTAGAGTgcccagagagctccctcatcCCTTATACCACGTGGGGACAGTGAGGAAGTCTGCCGTCTTTGAACTAGAAAGTGGGCCTCACCACCCACCAAATCAGCCGGCACCTCCATCCtggatttcccagcctccagaaccctgAGAAATAAACCTCCGCTACTGGAAGCTGCTCCCTCTACAGTGTTCCGTTACAGCAGCTGTAAGGCTTCTCAGTGCCTTTAAGATAAAATCTGAACACCTGTGTCTCAGCCTGGCTCTCAGCGGCCATCCTGACTTAGCTCCTGCAGATCCCTCCAGCCATCAGCCACCCCTCTCCACCAGCTCAAGTCATGTTAAAAATGCCACAGTTCTCAGAAAATGCCCAGCTTTCCTTTCACTTAGAGTGATCCCTTTGCAGGGGCAGCCTTGTAAGCGCCACCAAAGACACCATATTTTTGGGAGGAAGGAATCCTTTAtggtggaggaggaaatagcaacccactccagtattcttgcctggaaaatcccacggacagaggagcctggtaggctgcggtccatggggtcactaagagtcggacatgactgagcatcttcactttcacttttcactttcatgcattggagaaggaaatggcaacccactccagtattcttgcctagagaatcccagggacggaggagcctggtggctgctgtctatgaggtcacacagagtcagacgtgactgaagtgacttagcagcagcaacagcagccctTTATGGACTCTCCTTCTTTGTCCTTCTAAAGATCCATTTTAATACCCCCAGTGCTTAGGACAGTGGATGGTAAATATTAGGTACTTAATGAATGTCCAATGAATGAACACTTTGCTACAGAAATTGCTCCTACTTTCAGGAAGATATGTATACCAGCCAAGAACATGTCATAGAAGTCCAAATGCCTTGAAAGAGAAAACTGTGTGTATgtggcatttaaaattttaagaatgtgTTTATATTCTGTTTGTACTTATAGATGCTCCAATAATTGGCAAAAGACTTTACTAAAGTGGGGATATAAGAGTTCAGCTACATAAAACACTAAAAACTCTTTACATAAACATCTCATCCATAGGGTTTTACTAATCTCATATAGCTATTCAGTTATGAAGATCTCTCATAAGTGAATTTCAATGTTAAACCATCCATTTCCCCAGAATTCCCTAGTATTTCCGatttaagaaatctttttatTGGTACTAATGACTTAGTTGGCAAAAAatatgaaactttttaaaaattcaagttgtGTCATATAACACTTGCCTCCAAAAGATTTAGTACGGGTTTCATGGAAATTTAGTACTAATTTCTCATTAAAACTCAGTACTAAATCTGAATTAGTTGCCTAtaaattaacataaatttatACCTCCTTTAGCTggtagtttgctgctgctgctaagtcgcttcagtggtgtctgactctgtgtgaccccatagatggcagcccaccaggctcccccatccctgggattctccaggtaagaacactggagtgggttgccatttccttctccaatgcgtgaaagtgaagtcgctcagtcgtgtctgactcttagcaaccccatggactgcggcctaccaggctcctctgtccgtgggattttccaggcaagagtactggagtagggtgccattgccttctccgagctggtagtttaagcattaacaaatattcttaaatttgtttCAAATTCAAATCTTTCATAGAATGAGATTAagttatatgtaaaaaaaaaaaaatatatatatatatatgtatatatatatatatatatatatatataaaagcagcCAAGTCTCCATAATGTCCATCATACTGCCAATTTTTGgttaatttgaaaattataaatgttatatatttcactcttttttgagGCATTGATAAATCTCACTATATTCACAAAATGCTGTAAAGTCTCCAAAGGAATATATTTATGAGTTTCGTATTCTATTACTTTAGTTCCCCCCTGGCCTTCATACCTAGAGAGAGTTACTCATCACAGGCTTAGAGTCCTTCCTTATAGTGAGGATCTCTGTTCTCAGTTTACAATCCATCTTTCTGTTAGCTTCCAGTTCTCCCTCCTGGTTTTGGGTTCTTTTCcttgtatttatttgttaaacAGACACTTACCTTTTCCAAAATAACCTGCAGATCTTCAGCACCTGTATAATGTGGATCTAAAATCAGAAATTTTATCTGTCCTGTAATTTCATTCCATGCAACTCCTAGTATTGTGTGAGCCAAAACTCCTCCCCCtatagaagaggaaataaagaaatgagaggGCATATATTAGTCTCAACTTTCCATTCAATTTCAGTTGAAAAAGATTATTTTGCTTATGAATTGATCTAACATAATATTAAAATTGATTGCCCTAAACTAGAAAAGACATAATGTCAAATATACTCCGAAAAGACAAAATCACATCTTTAGGACAGAAAAGATACAATCACATCTATAATCATATTAGGTTTCTATGTCACTTTAATATTCATGGTATTACCTAAACTGGATTTTAAGAGGGCCAGAGAGGGTCTAAACTCCTCACAGCAGGGTGACAATCATTGCTGTTGGTGTCTCTCTCAGCAGACAAGCCACGTTATCTCTGCTTTGAGTGCCTCCAATGGTGCAGCCTGTCTACTCAGTCAGTACTTTCTGTAGTTTGTGGACATCTGCCTACCTGCATTTTTTACACACCAGTCTTAGCTTGCCTTCTGTCACCCAGGACAAGTCTTATTTCTCATAGAATTGTGAATCTTCAGATTAGCAAATCCAATTctcttattttacaaagaaagcccagagaggttaagcaatctGCATAATGTCACACAGCGAGCCAAGTTCCTGACAGCCATGACTTCCGATGCTATACTGAGTGACCACTGTCTCTTTTCCAATCTGCTCTGAAGTCTATTTGAACACAGTTATCAAATCTCTTCTTACCCTTTACTACTTCTAGTTATTATAATCTTTTTTATAACTTTCCTCCCaccttggaaattttaaaaaatatccagagGTCAGTATGCATGATGTAAAAGCtaattttaatatgtttacaAAGGACTGATATTATGTGCCATTATGTATTTACATTAATGATAAGTTTCACATACTCTCCATCTACCAAAAGAACACAAGATTCCAAAACATCTTACCAATCATTATTGGAGTTCCTTCACTCTGGAAATGATTAGCCAGTTCCCGTCCCTGAGAGGCCATTTCAGAACCTTGGCTAGAAAGAAACCAGTTTCTATCAGATGAACTATTCTGAAGATCAAATGAGCTTGGGAACTAATGTTTTCTATCTTTTTggttattaaaaatatagatataaatttaagtaaaattaagTGGTAGGGAACTGAGAGCAATTTAAAGCAATACAACCTCTAAATATTTAAGGTCACTAAATGAGCTAGGAAAGAAGATCTTGATTCTTTGCTTCTAGAACTGCATAAAGAAGGTTCTGGATTTTTAACCTAAGATTGAAAGTGGTCATTTTGATACTGAGGGGATTCTTATGGGTGGATTtaatttcagaaggataggttTTAAATCCTGAGATTTTGTCTTCTTACCATCAAACTCTGAGCCTGTAATTCCTCATCTTTAATCTGGGACCAAAAATACCTGCCGTTCTTTGTGACAGGAGATTCCAGGACTAAAACAGACAATGTCTATGAAGCCAGTGTGAAAACTGCAAAACGTTTTGAAGTACAACCTATTTTTAGGGAATCTTTCAATATCATACAGTTTTTACTTCTGAGAATAGAAAAGATGAATAGATgaatttttggttttttttagaaTGGAGGTGCCAGGTGGTGCTAACTAACCCTTAGCTCTTGCTTCGTAAGGAATGTATGAAGCAACGTTTTCATGTGtcaaaactttcactttttaatcaCCATCTACTTCACTacttaatgtattatttatttgttagcACTGATTTCCACATCCAATCCAAATTGCAACTGTGAAATCAGATGTACTAAAGTACTTGGACAATAAGGATTATGACATTATAGTTATCAAGGCTGTcataataaatgtattaaaaacataAGCTCATATATAAGGAGTAAGCTAGAGATGGTCATAGAAATCAATCTTATCTAATATTTGCTCATATTTAATACTAGAAGTGTGATTAGAAtagtaatattctatttttaatagataaggaaaagaaaatttcctaTTATAAATTTCCTATTTATaagttttatatttctatattataaaTTTCCTATTTCCTATATAAAATTTCCTATTGTAATAGataaggaaaagataaaattatatttggatACATGATTAGTTTCTTAAGATCTCAGGAAGCAAAAGAGTAGGAATAAACAAAAAGGTAGGTAATAGATCAATATGTGACTTTTCCCTTCCAAGAATTCAATGACTTCTGCATTAAAAAACCAGATCTTCTGTAACTACTCAAAGTTGACGTTTCCAATTTTTCCTCTTCCAGACTAAGACTACGCCTAGATTGTACAAGTACATATCACAAAGTTTACTCACCAACATCTtctaaaaaataacagcaaaaaaattTAGGACTGGAAAAAATGAGGTTTATAAAGCAAGGGGGCAAtgtggaagaagagaaaagagcaaaaacaaattGGGGGAAAAATGCACTTCTTTTAATAAAAGTGACAAACTCTCTTTGAACTGATGTCTCAAATTTCTTAAAGTTTCCTTACCTGACAAACAGTATTTTTGAAGTTACACCAATCAAATGGTTCAGCACCAGCTGTACCTCGATAGATCCAATCCACTGCCGTGATCCAACAAACGCTGCTGGTTTGTCCCCGGCATCAACTAGAgccttatttaaaaatacaaaaaaaatcatagaCAAGACAGCTATTAAAAATTATGTGTAGGGCATTTCCCTTGATTACCAGTATGTatgttttttcccttcaaaacAGAAGTAAGTCTGGACCATGAGGTAGGTATAATTATTTAATGGTATATTAGGGTTCATGAAACGTCCATATAATTCCCAATGGCATGTTCTGTACCTGCTGGATTTCTCTGTGTGTTGGAATGGATCTCTCTGTGTATCCCTGGTGTTTGAACCAGGAGCAGATGGTCTGCAGAGACCGATAAGCACAGCCCCAGCCATTGTCATCTATTCGATCCTGCATATAATGGTGGTAACCATATGTACCCTGGACCACACAAACctatataaaaagaagaaacacagtaaaatattaactgtagatgtatatgttatatgtatacatatgtataccatCTATTAAGataacatatacatacacatgctcGAGTCATTTACTGTTTTCAGAGCTAGACTGTTACTTTTAGTgccttataaaaaattaaaaaaaaaaaactctccaactCTTTCAGTGTATCAGTGTATTACTGATACAAAAGTGAACTAAGAAcagtatgagaaaataaaattataagacagtaccattacataaatgcaaaaatcttaacaaaatattagcaacctAAGTCCTGCcgagaataaaaaaataatcataatcaaACATCCACTGGGCACAAGCAAAAAACAACTAATGACACTAATGATCAACCAACTCGTATAAATAATGACTAAACTCACCATACCAGTCTCTATGTTAGGTGGATTGAGATAAGTATGTGGATTTCTAATGTAACCATCTTTGTATGGTTCATCTGGAAAATGATAAGCATTAGACCTTTTGAAATAAGGTCTGTCATGAGGCAGATTAAAGACATCGTGTAATTCCTAAATAAAACCAGAA
The sequence above is drawn from the Ovis aries strain OAR_USU_Benz2616 breed Rambouillet chromosome 26, ARS-UI_Ramb_v3.0, whole genome shotgun sequence genome and encodes:
- the ANKRD37 gene encoding ankyrin repeat domain-containing protein 37 isoform X3, whose product is MLLLDCNPEVDSLKHLLETGASVNAPPDSCEQSPVHLAAGGGLACFLLWQLQTGADLNQQLPQAINLTHQLPQECFGETKICCLVCKDVFGEAPLHKAARVGSMECLSLLVASDAQVDLCNKNGQTAEDLAWSCGFPECAKFLTTIKCMQTIKSREHPNKDHCVQVLTQKRSLGSEENISGKRKC
- the ANKRD37 gene encoding ankyrin repeat domain-containing protein 37 isoform X6 — its product is MLLLDCNPEVDSLKHLLETGASVNAPPDSCEQSPVHLAAGGGLACFLLWQLQTGADLNQQDVFGEAPLHKAARVGSMECLSLLVASDAQVDLCNKNGQTAEDLAWSCGFPECAKFLTTIKCMQTIKSREHPNKDHCVQVLTQKRSLGSEENISGKRKC
- the ANKRD37 gene encoding ankyrin repeat domain-containing protein 37 isoform X1; its protein translation is MLLLDCNPEVDSLKHLLETGASVNAPPDSCEQSPVHLAAGGGLACFLLWQLQTGADLNQQLPQAINLTHQLPQECFGETKICCLVCKDVFGEAPLHKAARVGSMECLSLLVASDAQVDLCNKNGQTAEDLAWSCGFPECAKFLTTIKCMQTIKSREHPNKDHCVQVLTQKRSLGSEENISGKRKCCW
- the ANKRD37 gene encoding ankyrin repeat domain-containing protein 37 isoform X5, encoding MLLLDCNPEVDSLKHLLETGASVNAPPDSCEQSPVHLAAGGGLACFLLWQLQTGADLNQQDVFGEAPLHKAARVGSMECLSLLVASDAQVDLCNKNGQTAEDLAWSCGFPECAKFLTTIKCMQTIKSREHPNKDHCVQVLTQKRSLGSEENISGKRKCCW
- the ANKRD37 gene encoding ankyrin repeat domain-containing protein 37 isoform X2, with protein sequence MLLLDCNPEVDSLKHLLETGASVNAPPDSCEQSPVHLAAGGGLACFLLWQLQTGADLNQQLPQAINLTHQLPQECFGETKICCLVCKDVFGEAPLHKAARVGSMECLSLLVASDAQVDLCNKNGQTAEDLAWSCGFPECAKFLTTIKCMQTIKSREHPNKDHCVQVLTQKRSLGSEENISGKRKCW
- the UFSP2 gene encoding ufm1-specific protease 2, giving the protein MVISETMDILFRIRGGLDLAFQLATPNEIFIKNALKHVLSDLSTKLSSDALVFRICHSSVYIWPNSDMNTIPGELTDSSACKNIMRFIQFEQEEDTKRKFMKKKDKKLSDMHQIVNIDLMLEVSTPLAAVTPIIERESGGHHYVSMTLPVDAVLSVAPEETWGKVRKLLVDAIHNQLTDMEKCILKYMKGTSIVVPEPLHFLLPGEKSLVTISYPSGIPDGQLQAYRKELHDVFNLPHDRPYFKRSNAYHFPDEPYKDGYIRNPHTYLNPPNIETGMVCVVQGTYGYHHYMQDRIDDNGWGCAYRSLQTICSWFKHQGYTERSIPTHREIQQALVDAGDKPAAFVGSRQWIGSIEVQLVLNHLIGVTSKILFVSQGSEMASQGRELANHFQSEGTPIMIGGGVLAHTILGVAWNEITGQIKFLILDPHYTGAEDLQVILEKGWCGWKGPEFWNKDAYYNLCLPQRPNTI